In Phreatobacter stygius, a genomic segment contains:
- a CDS encoding ChbG/HpnK family deacetylase: MKRLILCADDYALSPGVSRAIRELVLAGRLNATSVMSAGPDLQAEAAALLGLGRPGLQIGLHVTLTGGLAPLTAPRLRRFFGLTGLMLRCFTGMVDKTALSAEIGAQFAAFDRAFGRPPDFIDGHQHVHLLPVVRSLVLDAARRHAPGAWLRQCRDAGEGLKGRIISGLSGGLIADAKTAGFVTNPAFSGAYEFGRATDFAEIFPRFLADLPDGGLVMVHPGYVDDALRRVDPVHEPREMELAYLAGDRFPQALGAAGFVLG, encoded by the coding sequence ATGAAGCGCCTCATTCTCTGCGCCGACGACTATGCGCTGAGCCCCGGCGTGTCCCGGGCGATCCGCGAACTGGTGCTGGCCGGCCGCTTGAACGCGACATCGGTGATGTCGGCTGGTCCGGATCTCCAGGCGGAAGCCGCGGCACTCCTGGGTCTCGGCCGGCCGGGCCTCCAGATCGGACTGCACGTGACGCTGACCGGCGGACTCGCACCCTTGACCGCGCCGCGCCTGCGACGGTTCTTCGGTCTGACCGGCCTGATGCTGCGCTGTTTTACCGGCATGGTCGACAAGACGGCGTTGTCCGCCGAGATCGGGGCCCAGTTCGCCGCTTTCGACCGGGCGTTCGGACGTCCGCCGGACTTTATCGACGGGCATCAGCATGTTCATCTCCTGCCGGTGGTGCGCAGCCTCGTGCTGGATGCGGCGCGCCGGCATGCTCCGGGCGCCTGGCTGCGCCAGTGCCGGGACGCTGGCGAAGGCCTGAAGGGACGGATCATCTCGGGCTTGTCCGGTGGCCTCATCGCCGATGCCAAGACGGCGGGTTTCGTCACCAACCCGGCCTTTTCCGGCGCCTATGAATTCGGTCGCGCCACCGATTTTGCCGAGATCTTCCCGCGCTTCCTGGCGGACCTTCCCGACGGCGGCCTGGTGATGGTGCATCCGGGATATGTCGACGATGCCTTGAGACGTGTCGATCCGGTGCACGAGCCGCGCGAGATGGAGCTGGCTTATCTTGCCGGCGACCGGTTTCCGCAGGCGCTTGGCGCGGCTGGCTTTGTGCTCGGCTAG
- a CDS encoding efflux RND transporter periplasmic adaptor subunit: MDQSKTCWAACLDRGPVARAACAVILATLLIVSPLSQVPAAAFDLPSVTRLLGFGREAPAEAASTERAKPRDGRFVVSEADWSTFERVTVAEATFREQVVTEGRLAIDENSATPVISPYSGRTTRITALPGDIVRRGQALLFFEANDMVQTQNDFIAAISALDKAQTQLRLAEINARRQEDLLAGRAAPQRDVDQARADLDAARADHRAAVTALEAVENRLRLFGKSDADIQRFRAGRRIDPEVALLSPIEGTVVSRKIGPGQFITGGAGDPIFVIDDLDTLWLNAYVREDEAPKVARGALIEFRVLAFRDRVFVGRLDFVAPSIDAGNRRLLVRATVENPDRELKQQMFANVAIQVGDPVNAPAVPRNAIIYEGEVARIWVAHPDRSVELRRVTLGMIRGETVQIIHGVKLGEEVVVRGALFIDQMTAAFRR; the protein is encoded by the coding sequence ATGGATCAGTCGAAAACCTGTTGGGCCGCTTGCCTCGACCGCGGCCCGGTCGCGCGCGCCGCCTGCGCCGTCATCCTCGCCACGCTGCTGATCGTCTCGCCGCTGAGCCAGGTGCCTGCCGCGGCCTTCGACCTGCCGTCCGTCACGCGACTGCTGGGCTTTGGTCGCGAGGCGCCCGCCGAAGCCGCGTCGACCGAGCGGGCCAAGCCGCGCGACGGCCGTTTCGTCGTCTCCGAGGCTGACTGGTCGACCTTCGAGCGGGTCACCGTCGCCGAGGCGACCTTCCGCGAGCAGGTCGTCACCGAAGGTCGTCTGGCGATCGACGAAAACAGCGCGACGCCGGTCATCTCACCCTATTCGGGCCGCACGACGCGCATCACCGCCTTGCCCGGCGACATCGTCCGCCGCGGCCAGGCGCTGCTGTTCTTCGAAGCCAATGACATGGTGCAGACGCAGAACGACTTCATCGCCGCGATCTCCGCGCTCGACAAGGCGCAGACCCAGCTGCGGCTCGCCGAGATCAACGCCAGGCGCCAGGAAGACCTGCTGGCCGGCCGCGCGGCGCCGCAGCGTGACGTCGACCAGGCCCGTGCCGACCTCGATGCGGCGCGCGCCGATCATCGGGCCGCGGTGACGGCGCTGGAGGCCGTGGAGAACCGCCTGCGCCTGTTCGGTAAGTCGGACGCGGATATCCAGCGCTTCCGTGCCGGCCGGCGGATCGACCCCGAAGTGGCGCTGCTGTCGCCGATCGAGGGCACCGTCGTCTCGCGCAAGATCGGCCCCGGCCAGTTCATCACGGGCGGTGCCGGCGATCCGATCTTCGTCATCGATGATCTCGATACCCTCTGGCTCAACGCCTATGTCCGCGAGGACGAGGCGCCGAAGGTCGCCCGCGGCGCATTGATCGAATTCCGCGTGCTGGCTTTTCGCGACCGGGTTTTCGTCGGCAGGCTCGATTTCGTGGCGCCCTCGATCGACGCCGGCAATCGCCGCTTGCTGGTGCGCGCGACGGTCGAGAACCCGGACCGGGAACTGAAGCAGCAGATGTTTGCCAATGTCGCGATCCAGGTTGGCGACCCCGTCAATGCGCCGGCCGTTCCACGCAACGCCATCATCTATGAAGGCGAGGTGGCGCGGATCTGGGTCGCCCATCCCGACAGGTCGGTCGAGCTGCGCCGGGTCACGCTTGGCATGATCCGCGGTGAAACCGTTCAGATCATCCACGGCGTGAAGCTTGGCGAAGAGGTCGTGGTGCGCGGCGCGCTGTTCATCGACCAGATGACGGCGGCCTTCCGCCGATGA